From one Gammaproteobacteria bacterium genomic stretch:
- the mreD gene encoding rod shape-determining protein MreD, translating to MIFRSWFFIILSIIVAMMLTILPLPFWAAWVRPLWVPAVVFYWALALPERFSIGAAWCVGILLDVLLGTLLGENALGLTVAVFVISKLYTRIRLFPMWQQVGVIVLLSLCYLVLLFWMQGLMGQAPLAWQFWIPSITTGLLWPWIFILMRDYRRRFVIR from the coding sequence ATGATTTTTCGTTCTTGGTTTTTTATTATTTTGTCGATTATCGTTGCGATGATGTTGACGATTTTGCCTTTGCCCTTTTGGGCGGCGTGGGTCCGACCCTTGTGGGTGCCGGCTGTAGTTTTTTATTGGGCTTTGGCATTGCCGGAGCGTTTTAGTATTGGGGCAGCGTGGTGTGTAGGAATTTTATTGGATGTTTTGTTGGGGACATTGTTGGGTGAAAATGCCTTGGGTTTGACAGTAGCGGTTTTTGTGATCAGTAAGTTGTATACGCGCATTAGGTTGTTTCCGATGTGGCAGCAAGTCGGTGTGATTGTTTTGTTGTCGTTGTGTTATTTGGTGTTGTTGTTTTGGATGCAGGGTTTAATGGGGCAGGCGCCTTTGGCGTGGCAGTTTTGGATACCGTCGATTACGACGGGGCTTTTGTGGCCATG